The Cryptomeria japonica chromosome 9, Sugi_1.0, whole genome shotgun sequence DNA segment gtgatggatgattttttgaagtataaattatttacatcttgcatgaagttttgactatttttgcacttgaactctttttgaactattagatcccctaaattttctcaacaatgcatcgcACTACAGAAAGTGattgggactccaatatttttagttttctgtctgtgaggcgatcacttgtactatgcaaatacttgtctcgagatgtgattcaaagcatatcattgaagacattgttcaactttgcacatacaaatggtttaatcttgtctatttttacgcaagcaacactcaggtcgtcttggttcaattatacctcgacgcttgtgccatcttgcaatatcaaaatttatgtaaatttttctcaggtcattatggttcaattataccattattcttgtataaattttcagCATATCAaaacaactcaatgatgataaacacaaagaaagcaacatgtgactatacaagaATGATAAACgacagaatgaggatgatcaattagttgcatatcattttacaaatagttgcatatcattatcatacatctcattttcaagatacatctcatagcataacattatcatacatctcattttcaagatacttctcacagcatatcaatatcatacatctcattttcaagatacatctcagagcacatcattatcatacatctcattttcaagatacatctcacaaatcatatcattgcatcatgaatcatacaatcatatcaatcaatatcaaatcacAAGCATTTATCCAAGCATTGTGTCATCATCATAGAACCATCACATCAATGCATAAACCATCATCCATAAAACACATCACACGTGGATCAAAAAAATCGGTGTGGTATATATATCTCCAAACTAGtcaaatatacaaaagatgtcatgtctgtccaaatacaacacaatgatcaaaatacaatgcaggcaagtctctcaggtatgactatctcttgaggctgGTGGTCTTGCAGCAGATGTCTTGACACCTAGATCTCCTAGAGGATCATGACTAGGCGGCCTGGTCACACCTCTGGTCTCCGTCCTAGACTGAGTTTGCATGGATCAACTGGATCTCACTACAACATAGCAAGGAGCTCTGTGATCGCTAGGAACCACCTCCTTGTATAAGCGTTTGcagtactcagcctccttggctgcATACTGCATCTCTCAATATGTCTCTCATAGAACCACCAACCGCCACTCTCTCCAAGTTATCCACTCAAGCCTCTGCTCGACCTAAGCGCTCTAACACTGTATCCCACTCTGTGGTAATCTATGTAATCTGATGTTGCTGGGTTGGTACTTGTGCTTGTAGCTGCTGCATTAACAACTATAAGgacctaatctatgcatcctcttGATGGGTGGGTATTCGAATCTAGAGGGGTGCCTATGTCTTGGTACCCCCTATCCATACCCTCGGTGCTGATGGTGGTaacacatctgatctcctcctctgggttggctgcctaaactcatccatcccacccacaaCTGCTATAACCTCACCCACTCCCCCAACTTCGACCACCTcctctcctccatcccctcctctatctcctctcctccctctatctcctctccctcctctataTCCTTGTCTCCCTTGACCACCTCCTCTCCCATCTCCCCCATcgtctcctccaccatccccatatccctcctccatctcctctccctcatctctctgtctccctagcctctcaggattctcatcctcatcatcatcaaaagcgaaAATTATCTTCACTGGATCTGATATCTGTGCCACGACATGGGCAGCGAAGAGCGTTACAAACTCCTTCGTCATCCCCGCATCTACAACCCCGTAcgcatagtcccatatctgtccGACCAAATGCATATACTCCTCCACCACCGcaacactatcaatagtcggaccccactctggcacatcttgCCTTCGATGAGCATATAAGCATGCCCCTTGTGATATACCCTACTATTGACCATACTATCGTTGAACTCGACTGTGCAGGaacctctcaatcacaaaaggcATCCGCCCTATCAGGAATtgtgacatatatacatagggcatctctagcccatcctcggcccacacctcacactccatatacGATCTCCAAATAATTGTATCAATGTCATCAAGAaccctccaatgctctagtttgcccagcttacactaGACAACTATCCCTGTATATCCATAAACATAAGCGTAGCTAATTGGCCTATCCCTGTTTGCAAGTGGCCTCACtacgggaatgtgctcccaagtCCACACTTGCAATAATGTGACCTTGACTAATAAAATGTTGTATCCTAAGTACACCATCTGATGAAAAGCTCTGTAGAAATGGGCCAACATGGAGGAGCCCCATGCAAACCAGcgaccctatgtcaccatatcctcaagaaccaatccccatcccactgccagtcccttcaacctatggtcaggacacaagaagccacctacaaaacctgcgagtactgatggtagtggggtataatccaaatctatgaactcctgccaagggatctcatatccacaaatcagATCATCATGAAAAATCCGATGACGAgtctctgtgccaccctcctcggtCTGCTCATAAGGCAATAGTTCCCCTACCACAGGGATCCGTagaatccgataacagtcctctggagtgactgtaATCTCAGTCATAGCCAAGAGAAAgctgttcgtgtcactatgccacctctctgcgaaTGCTATCAGTAAAACCAggttaatgatatactgaggcatgtcatacaaagaggacaacccacatttctcaataatatctctatttGCCTGTGTCAATCGTGGAATCAGAGACCATGGCCTCATAAATCGTTCTCGTGACTGGAGAACACCAAGCTGTTCCTGTAAACAGGCAAAACATGTCCAAATATCAGTTCCCACATCAAATCCaacccatatcaaaatcacaaaTTCATATAAACTTGaaccatcaaaaatcaaatcaattttcaTATAAAAAATCTAACCCATATCAAAtcacaaattcatatcaacttgaaacatcgaaaatcaaatcaagtttcatatcaaaaatcaaacccatatcaaatcacaaattcatatcaacttgaaacatcgtatatcaaatcaagtttcatatcgaaaatccaacccatatcaaaatcacaaattccatatcaacttgaaaaataaaaatcaaatcaagtttcatatcaaaaatccaatccatatcaaataaaaaattccatatcaacttgaaacattgataatcaaatcaagtttcatctatcaaatccatatcaagaaatcaactccaatccatatcgagaaatcaactcaaatccatatcgagaaatcaaatccatattgCAAGActcatatcaggaaccatatcgGAACTCACATAGGACATCATATTCATGACAAAAAATTAAAGATCTAAAACAACAGACAATCAGGATCATCATTTAATCAATCAACTTGGAACTCCAATAGGAAAAGCaatttcaacaaaatctatcaaaaaatcACATATCGACACAACAAACATAAAGATTGGCTACAACACCCATCCAGGAACACTTAGCAGACACGTAATCACCCCAACCTATCTCCCTTCATCTAATTTTACCCCGTAGCATCATATTTTCCTCCTAAATCACTGCATTTTCTGCCTAGGCACTAAGATATCTTCCCTATGTGCTAATCTACCACCTATGCGCTAGCTAAACTTAGCTACGTGCTACAAATTTTACCCTAAGTGCTAAACTTACCCTATGTGCTACCCTGTTCCACCCATGCGCTACCATCTTTCCCCTACacgctaggtctaccctatgcgctacccttttcccACTATGCGCTATCCTATTAGCCATATGCACTATCCTACCCCTATGTGCTACCCTAAACCTACGATGCACTACCCAACACCCCCCGACGCTACCCTAATTCACTAACCCTGTGTGCTAACGGTTTTATCGTATACGCTACACAAacgaccctatgcgctaaaccgtgAAAAtctgacaaaaaataaaaaaacgtgATCAAAATTGaccaaacaaaaagcaaaaggggcaaaatttagaaGACTTACAGATAAaccatacgtggcgggcctccgGTATCGACGAACGCGCTCGAATCAGTGCgaagcatagggaaccgacattTTTGTCGCTCTGCAAATGTCACTATCACCAAAAGTCAAAAGGCACAAACGATACAAATATaatcacttttcacctttttaAAGGGTAGAAGgaaattagggttagtaggtgggcCATGTATTTTTCTTGTGCTCTTGCTTgtaaccctagcaaacatcattatcgagagatgaTCAATTGGTGCGCATTAAACgcaaacaaaattttaaaatgcgctcaaatcttcaaaaaatatcaacaacaaccaaattctcattttttttattcatctcccgagggggcattatcaataccatttatcaaatctagggcatgacaTTGACATCTCGACACACGACATCACACCGATCAAATTTTGgtgacacatcaattttctttgaatcaacatgtgcacacacgccacttcaaagaggggcaaaatgtagacatataaaaatgaccactttcctaaatgaatatttaatgttcattttattctcattcctctatttagttaaatctaatttaattaaatcatccacaatcctctacttgattaaataaattattcaatttatttaattaaattcacttaggcctttcatatcatttaattgaataaatcactttatttaattaaatccccctctctccttttaattaaatttacatttaattaaattgttcacttcaaataaataaatttaatttatttaaatcctccacttgcatctattttgttgaaataaagaaatttattttaattaaaattaccctccatccacttgcattctcctacatctcccacttgcctcctaaccctctttctagattcttctcaaatccatctaatcctaatcaattcacctaaacccttcaattatcccctttccctaaatttgagactgtcacttctcaaatttggaggaaagtcttccaaaggcattaaagcctatATGCCTTCAACAAACTAACTTGTTGATTtctcccaaatttggaaggactcttaaaaatttgtccccaaagtcttccaaaccattaatggttaactaacccttttggcatggttagagactttttgcctaactcaaccctcatctaaccatagggtctcatcaagcattcattgctttgaccatggttattcctttaacccttgcacaagaatttatccattgggtaaaagctttatccaatgggtaatcttaacctaaccttaacccttaccttctaaggtaaccatgaggtcttctcaagaatttaatgcttcttacatctcttctcaagcaatctcttgttgacaattgtcactatttcattggtgagaattgtaaacatggattgataacttttaatcctgacccttgatatGATCATCCAATCTTGAtgcttcattgccctatttttcctataaatagagctctcattcctccatttatcatccaagtctttagcatcaaacttacagGCTTTTTGTTATTCATCTAAATCATCTTTATATAGCATTTaagcctctctttgatagaaataatcataacatctTTATTTAATCATGGTAGACTAGTAtgatatgctaggatagtttttctactaatcctttcatcttatcatcatatgcatgctagtttagttcatcttttattaatatcatgcacattaggattgcattcagGTTAGAttgatcaaagcatccctcattctcatgattttcatccctaagtcactttgctcagtaatttgagagcaaaggcattggcttaaggggtcttgtgagatagagaacaatggaacatctcttggaaagttgagctattccatatagctctgTAACTTGcaacaagagtcccattggtgtgtggactagtcatgattttgtaatttttgtttcattgcaccacttttcctgcatacaatatGAATTTAATTTTAGGGTTGTGATGCTCTGTTTTTTTTCTGTGCATGTGTATTTCATGTTCTATTTTCTTCactgcaattttattttattttattttctgttaatatggtatcagagcaaattTAAATCTTGGGCTGTGATAGTGGAGTTTTGTAGTATGAATTTCTAATTCTGTAGGTTCTGACTTGGCTGTGAGCAATATTAGTAATTTCTGGAAGCAAGTGAATGATACTGCATCAAAAAGGGAAGAATAAAAACACAAGAAATCGgtgagaaatttttatttttatttttaatttgggtATTAAGGATTTTTTAAGTGAGTTTCATTCTCATCCAAAAAGGAGGGAATTTAGCAATGGAGTCTCTTGGTATCTCTCTGCctacaattaaattaaatggaaAAAATTATTATGATTGGGTGTCTCATATTGAAATTAATGTAACTCTTCAAAATTGTTATGAGATTGTTACTAGCAATGAACAAAGACCAACAAATACTAGAAAAGATCAAGAAAATTGGGATAAAAGGGATAAAAAGGCAACAACACAAATTGAGCTTACACTTTTAGAGGAAGCTTTTCTAGAAGTTCACAATGAAAGGAGTGGAGTTAAAGTATGGGACATTTTCTATATCGAAATTCAGATGATGTATGGATTTTATCTCTCACCACAGAATTATACAACATGAAATTATCAAGCTCATAGGAGTTAGTTCCACATTTAAGTAagttaaagaaaaagaaaattgagctAACCTCTCTTGGAAAGGATATAGATGATAAAGATTTTGTGCAAATAATATTACAAAGTCTTCCAGGATCTTATCAACCATTTATAAGAGGATTAGATACTACagataaattaaaaagtattaaatcTGAAGAGATATATGCTAAATTAGTGCAAGAAGAAAAGTGCCAAATCAAGGAAAGAGAAACATTTAGTGATGAATCTCAAGCATTCATAATGAAAGGAAAACAATGGTATAAAAAGTCACAAGATAATCAATCCAAAGAAAGGAATTGGAAGAATGAAAATAAAAGTACGTCATCTACAAATTACAATAGAAGTAAATGAAAATGTAATTATTGTGGAAAGATGGGTCACAAAGCAAATGAATGTTTTAAAAAGAGTAGAGAtacagagaagaagaaaaataagtttaCTAAAATTGCTAATTCTAAAAGAAATGTTTTCTGTGTTGCACTTAAAGAAAATAATTCTTTCAAGGGTGATTGGGTTATTGATTCTTGTGCTACACAACACATGTCTCATAATATGGAACAATTTGAACTAATAAGTGAAAATAGTACAGAAAAAATATatatgggaaataatagtgctttGGAAGTTAAAGGGACTAGAAATGTCAAAGTTGATAATGGTGTATTTAAAAATGTGAAGGTTGTTCCTGAATTGAAAATAAATCTTCTTTTTGTTTCTCCAATTGCAAATCAAGGGTATAAAATTGAGTTCTACAACGAAAAATGTTTAATCAAAGATGTGAATGATAATTATAGAGTGACTGAAATTAGTAAAATGGAGAATGGATTATATAAGTTTCAGGAATTTACTTCTAACAATGGAGATGAGAATGTGTGTGCTATTGCCCAATATGATGATATGAGCAGGTTATGGCATGAACGATTGAGACATTTTAACTATCAAAACCTCAAGCTTATGGATAAACTACATATGGTGCATGGGCTTCCAAATATCTCACCAAGACATAAGGTATGTGAAGGATGTGCAATGGGAAAGCAACATGTAGAATGTTTCCCATAAGGAAAATCATGGAGGGCAAAAATTCCTTTACATTTGGTTCATAGTGATGTAATGGGTCCTTTTAGAATACCTTCACTTGGAGGatctattggcaatattgcattataacagacaatgaaagattgttgacatttcaataaggatattgagaaggttgttgatgattatagacataactgattaaagatgttttactatcttgatattattattttgtcattgatgtcaagaaattgattttctaattcagtatgatgttaccatatcttgagaagtatgatatgaagattataaagaagtcggtaaagacacgggaaagaatatgatgaataaggggataagttattcaatgggcaactctaccgagtcagacaatgatgagatcttgatgttttagattgttttagcatcatacatatgttgtaaaatgcaaaggttaatactatactatgttatcaagtaaagaacctagtcagtaaaccctaaggaacctagtcggtaaaccctaaggttatcgctattggttaatgaaggcaaaatgtctaccgagtgaagtttagtatttaccgagttgtaaccgagctataatagattGCATTAAATGTTtagatgtgatatttaatgaatgatgctgatgagctggagcggatcaatgattggtaagtcgtggaagtagtttgttaacgaatctaaggcaatggaaagtcagcaagaagatctacaactcagattgaaccacattaccctaacacaagttccaaggtgaatatgcaagttccaaggtggggtaaaacgttttcagattgaaagatacattgaacctggacaagattgaagatctgatggctatgattgatcatgggaaatgtgatcaatgaaattaagcggttagaagattgtttataaataggaaacgattgataaacaatgtatgcgggtaagtgtatgcatagggatgctacatagtgattaccgagcatagaagcttgaagacctgttagaataacagagtattgatgcccaacagatagacaagattagttctatgtctagattgtattgaaaaaataggaatctgctttaacttttagatgtgaagttgcaaatagatttttattactgttattttgtgaaagtgataggaaatctcttaaccgagtggacttaacagtcttatatgtaaatcctctagcaaggtgacattctgattgagtgtttgaaatcctttgacaaggtcacttctaacaaagtgaagatcctaacagatctgagggaaatcccttaactaggtcacatctagcaatgtgtttgtaatctttaacatgattttcttttaatcgagcatactctagaagagtatattttttagtgggtccgaaatcccacagtggttttttcctatttgggtttccacgttaaatctggtgttatgaggtttatattgttcatatgcttttgagtttgcatgtttgatagtttttggttatatgactaatatatgtgctaccaaggttgaatctgatgtttttatggatgattaagtttgtatgattcaccccccccctctcatcttattggctattggatctgtacttatattaagtatcaaaactatcaattagtttcagagctttggactctgaaaggaaagtttaaaggaacttgagttaaagatccaaagatgtataagagggatgcacctaagctgaataagtcaagtttctctacatggcagaaaaggatgaagctacatctatcaggagttggagaatatgctatatactatctggagaatgattttgttgcactgagaacctatccattgactatggaagagataaaggcgaagcaagaacatattcaagcaatgattgaaataacatctgcattgaccgattctgagtttaatgatctagaaggatgtactgatgcaaaggcaatgtggactaaggtcatatctgtatatggaggagatgaacatgttcaaagagcaaaagtagatagtttaagaggacaagttgaatctatgaggatgaatgaaggtgagaacataacccagtacaatacaagactaaaggagattgtaaatcaaatcaaaggagcaggaggaactattgaagaaaaggatgtgacaagtaagttgttaagaacccttctacctgcctatgcaatccaagtctctgcaatcaatgaattgaggtttgtacctaatatgccagtttccttggatgctactattggtaagctacatgcatttgagttaagtaattttgataatagtgagtcattggtaaataaaattgaatctgcatttaagtagttaagaacccttctacctgcctatgcaatccaagtctctgcaatcaatgaattgaggtttgtacctaatatgccagtttccttggatgctactattggtaagctacatgcatttgagttaagtaattttgataatagtgagtcattggtaaataaaattgaatctgcatttagttcttttcatttgaatgaatctaatgattacaatgaaagaaagtataagtactctgaaggagatcacagtggagcaagtgaaagatttcagaagaacatggaggaggtacacaaattgtatgaagaaattagaaagcaagaaaagtttgaagcactattggccaaaaggttagcgagaggcaaaggtaagtataaaagaaaaatacctttgaaatgtttcaattgtgataagattggacatatggcttccaactgtcctaacaaagatttcactgaaaagagagattaccgagatgacagacagaaagataatcattatagaggacatcgagacttcagaagaagagatagaaagacatacttaattgctgatgaggaatctgacgatgataaatcagatgagactgatacagaggaagttgtttatgtggctatcaaggatggatcagatgaagaaaaagccctaatatctcacataaacactaatgattcttggattatagatagtggattctcacatcatatgacaggagataaacacaagtttgttatgttagaagattatgatggaggctatgttagatttggtaatgatgcaccatgtccggtaagaggtaaaggatccataacacttcttgataatgcaagatgcaatgatgtttattgggttgaaggtttgaaatacaatttgttgagtgtagcacagctaaacaacacaggttaccaaatagaatttcagaaaggaattgtcaaagttcatgacaagaatggaaagttagctgctactgggacacaaacaaaaggtaatacatttcaccttgactcagctcacaataagtgtttgc contains these protein-coding regions:
- the LOC131055746 gene encoding uncharacterized protein LOC131055746, translated to MGHKANECFKKSRDTEKKKNKFTKIANSKRNVFCVALKENNSFKGDWVIDSCATQHMSHNMEQFELISENSTEKIYMGNNSALEVKGTRNVKVDNGVFKNVKVVPELKINLLFVSPIANQGYKIEFYNEKCLIKDVNDNYRVTEISKMENGLYKFQEFTSNNGDENVCAIAQYDDMSRLWHERLRHFNYQNLKLMDKLHMVHGLPNISPRHKVCEGCAMGKQHVECFP